The DNA sequence GGCCAGTCCGAAGCCGCTCATGAGCAGCACCGAGCGGGCCCAGACGTAGTTCACGGCCTGCGTCTGGATCGGATGCAGCCCGAACAGCAGCGCCGTCGTCAGGGCCAGGCCCAAGTTCCGGAAGCGCTCCAGAATCAACAGGAACAGGAGCAGGACCACCGCCAGGTGGAGAAGGAGGCTCACCAGGTGAAAGGCCCAGGCCTGAGGGCCGGAGACCAGGTAGTTCAAATGGAACGTCCAGAGCGTCAGGGGCCGGCCGCCGTACTGTTCCAGAAACGCCCCGTATTCGAAGCGCTCGGTCACCAGGGAACTTTCCAGGATCAGCGCGTAGTCATCGAAGTGGAAGGCCGCCGGGAACGAGTTGAGATAGACGGCGCCGGTGATCAGAATGAGCGCTGACCCGGCAATTCTCGTTGCGCCCGGTGAATCCACAAGCCCCATACTATGGCTCCGCTTCGAACGAAGCATTCTGACCCACGTTGGAGAGCATTCTCATCCTTTGATTCACAATTTCCAGGTTTGACACGTATTTGGGGCTTCGTTATCGTGAGTTCTCCTCGACGACTGGCCCTCTTGGGCACTTGATCCCAGAGTGAATCGGCGGTTCCCGGAGAACTCGCGGATGGTCGCGCTCCAGTCCGGGGGAACCGATTCAGGAGAACCCAAATGACAGATGGAAAGACCAAGACTGTACTCGTGATCACGGCCCACCCGGCCGACGCCTTCGACCTGGCCGCAGGCACCATCGCCCTGCACCGGCAACGGGGGGACCAGGTCCACGTGGCTTCCGTGACCCACGGGGCCCGTTCCCACGCGCCCAGCATTTACGATGACAAGCAGGAAGCTCTGGACGAGGCCAGGGAGGCCCAACTCCTCCAGGAGATCATCCAGGAGAAGAAGCAGGAGTTCGAAGCCGCCGCCCGGGCGGTCGACGCCACCGCGACCCACTTCCTGGGAGAGGACGACGAGCCCTTTGTGACGACCCGCAGAGTCATTCTCCGCCTGGCGGAGCTCTACCGGACGGTCCGGCCCGACATCCTGATCACCCATCACCGCACCGAGCAGAACCACCACGACCACCCGGAGGTGGGAGACGCCTCCGCCCGGGCCATCGTCACCGCCGCCCGTTGGCTGGAGGGTTCGCGCCTGGAGCCCTACGACGTGCCGACCGTCTACTACTACGGCACCCAGGACCGGCGCGACGTGCGGATCAACCGCGGCACGGTGGGGGTGGCGGCCACCCATGTCGTGGACATCGAGAGCGTCGTGGACCAGAAGCGGGAGGCGCTCAAGGCCTTTGCCACACAAAAATACCAGGGTAAAGGTTACGCCACGCCGGAGTACCTGAACCGCCGGCTCGAGAGCGTCGAGGGACACTACGGGCTGTTCAGCGGGTGCCGTTACGCCGAAGAGTTCATCGCCCGAGGGCCCCACGTCACCCGGCTACTGCCCTCGGTCCGCTGATCCGGTCGGTGGGGGGAGAGATCATTCCCCAGAGCTCTGTGCCGTGGAATCAGGCCGCTTCGCTCTCTTTGCGAAGTCGTGCTTGTGCCAAATCATACGCCGCTTGGAGGCGCACCCAGAAATCGGCATTCGACCAGCCCACCGCTTCGAGCTTCAAAGCCATCTCAGGTGAAATCCCCGCCTTGCCGTTCAGCACACGAGAGAGAGTGACCCGGGCCACGCCCAGCTTCCTGGCTGCCTCGGTGATACTCAGTCCCGCTGCTGCACAATCTTGTTTGAGTCCACGTCCGGGATGAGGTGGGTTCTTCATCGGCATTACACCGATCCTCCTAATGGTAGTCGG is a window from the Acidobacteriota bacterium genome containing:
- a CDS encoding HigA family addiction module antitoxin, with the translated sequence MPMKNPPHPGRGLKQDCAAAGLSITEAARKLGVARVTLSRVLNGKAGISPEMALKLEAVGWSNADFWVRLQAAYDLAQARLRKESEAA
- a CDS encoding PIG-L family deacetylase, whose translation is MTDGKTKTVLVITAHPADAFDLAAGTIALHRQRGDQVHVASVTHGARSHAPSIYDDKQEALDEAREAQLLQEIIQEKKQEFEAAARAVDATATHFLGEDDEPFVTTRRVILRLAELYRTVRPDILITHHRTEQNHHDHPEVGDASARAIVTAARWLEGSRLEPYDVPTVYYYGTQDRRDVRINRGTVGVAATHVVDIESVVDQKREALKAFATQKYQGKGYATPEYLNRRLESVEGHYGLFSGCRYAEEFIARGPHVTRLLPSVR